From Ferviditalea candida, one genomic window encodes:
- a CDS encoding MerR family transcriptional regulator: protein MSNEIRRNMALFPIGIVMKLTDLTARQIRYYEQHELVIPARTDGNQRLFSFNDVERLLEIKALIEKGVNIAGIKQMLKPVNRDSEEATVITEQTQAKRRELSDAQLHRMLKQQLTERRPGQVSLIQGELSRFFQ from the coding sequence ATGAGCAATGAAATCCGCAGAAACATGGCTCTTTTTCCGATCGGAATCGTAATGAAGCTTACGGATCTTACCGCAAGGCAGATCCGCTATTACGAGCAGCATGAATTGGTCATTCCCGCGAGGACCGATGGGAATCAGCGGTTGTTCTCTTTTAACGATGTTGAAAGGCTGTTGGAAATCAAGGCCCTCATCGAAAAGGGCGTCAATATTGCCGGAATCAAGCAAATGCTGAAACCGGTTAACCGCGATTCCGAAGAAGCTACAGTCATCACGGAACAAACTCAGGCTAAAAGGCGGGAGCTGTCGGATGCCCAACTGCACAGGATGCTCAAGCAGCAGCTGACGGAAAGGCGTCCGGGCCAGGTGTCTCTCATTCAGGGGGAATTGTCCCGCTTTTTTCAATAA
- a CDS encoding methionine gamma-lyase family protein: MYFSEDLLSLADRVETRIEGRLKEIDRLIDFNQWKVLDVFRKHRVSDYHFASSTGYGYNDRGREVLDTVYADIFKAESGIVRPHFVSGTHTIAAALFGVLRPGDHFLFITGKPYDTLHKVIGKDRDGTGSLSDWGICYDHVELLPDGTVDWERVRGAIKENTRLIGIQRSRGYEWRASFSVEDIAEMVRRIKEIRSELIVFVDNCYGEFTESREPTEAGADLLAGSLIKNPGGGLAPSGGYIVGRRKYVELAANRLTAPGIGGEVGAMLGTTRAFYQGLFLAPHIVGQALKGSVFAAGMFEEFGFATQPRWDAPRSDLIQAIQFANQDHLIAFVQSIQQASAIDAHVVPEPWDMPGYEHPVIMAAGTFIQGGSLELSADAPIRQPYIAYLQGGLTYSHAKLGVLHAISSMLGKGLL; encoded by the coding sequence ATGTATTTTTCAGAGGATTTGCTCAGTCTTGCCGACCGGGTTGAAACGCGTATCGAAGGAAGGCTGAAGGAAATAGACAGGTTGATCGATTTCAACCAGTGGAAGGTCCTTGACGTTTTCCGGAAGCATCGGGTAAGCGATTATCATTTCGCTTCCTCCACCGGATACGGCTATAACGATCGCGGGCGTGAAGTGCTCGACACGGTTTATGCCGATATATTCAAAGCGGAATCGGGCATTGTCAGGCCGCATTTTGTTTCCGGAACGCACACGATTGCCGCCGCGCTGTTCGGAGTGCTGAGGCCGGGCGACCATTTTCTGTTCATTACCGGCAAGCCCTATGACACCCTGCACAAGGTGATCGGAAAAGACCGGGACGGAACCGGGTCCTTGAGCGATTGGGGGATCTGTTATGACCACGTTGAGCTTCTGCCGGACGGAACCGTCGATTGGGAGCGGGTTCGCGGAGCAATCAAGGAAAATACCCGCCTGATCGGCATCCAACGTTCCAGGGGTTATGAGTGGAGAGCTTCGTTCTCAGTCGAAGATATTGCTGAAATGGTCCGGCGCATCAAGGAAATCCGCTCCGAGCTCATCGTTTTCGTCGATAACTGCTACGGAGAGTTCACGGAGTCCCGCGAACCGACTGAAGCAGGGGCTGATTTGCTGGCCGGCTCGTTGATCAAAAATCCCGGAGGCGGCCTTGCTCCCTCCGGCGGCTACATTGTCGGCAGAAGAAAGTATGTGGAGCTGGCTGCAAACCGATTAACCGCCCCGGGTATCGGCGGTGAGGTCGGAGCGATGCTGGGAACGACTCGAGCATTTTATCAAGGGCTTTTTTTGGCGCCTCATATTGTCGGACAAGCGCTCAAAGGGAGCGTTTTCGCTGCGGGCATGTTCGAGGAGTTTGGTTTTGCGACGCAGCCCCGATGGGATGCGCCGCGATCGGATTTGATTCAGGCGATTCAATTCGCGAATCAGGATCATCTGATTGCTTTTGTCCAGTCGATCCAGCAGGCTTCGGCGATCGACGCGCATGTTGTTCCGGAGCCTTGGGACATGCCCGGATATGAACATCCCGTCATCATGGCAGCGGGAACCTTCATTCAGGGAGGCAGCCTTGAGCTTTCTGCGGATGCCCCTATTCGCCAACCCTATATTGCGTATCTTCAAGGGGGTCTAACGTATTCCCATGCCAAACTCGGCGTCCTGCATGCGATCAGCTCCATGCTGGGAAAAGGGCTGCTGTAA
- the hflX gene encoding GTPase HflX produces MHKQTYETMRQDKERAVLVSLALDRQSDSRMEEYSLSELVNLAETAGVEVVDTFVQKRETPDPKWFIGKGKADEVKQRAIQLEAGTVIFDQELTGTQVRNLEEALDVKIIDRTSLILDIFAQRAKTREGILQVELAQLSYLLHRLSGQGKNLSRLGGGIGTRGPGETKLETDRRHIRKRIGDLKEYLREVKRHRKLQRERRKKSGVYQVALVGYTNAGKSTLLRQLTKTEVYVENQLFATLDPLSRTFRLPSGQEIVLTDTVGFIRNLPHELVAAFRATLEEVGEADLIVHVVDCSTEMYNEQIEVVEQVLDELGAQGKDRLMLFNKADLCPPEQLDMLSSGSGGLVISAYSETDLNRVAEAIDKSLLGDRKRFRIPAGQGEIISLVYRIGNVTEQSADGEDLLLTVSVNAGDYGKLSHQLAAYEQK; encoded by the coding sequence ATGCATAAACAAACGTACGAGACCATGCGGCAGGACAAGGAAAGAGCGGTCTTGGTCAGCCTCGCATTAGATCGCCAGTCCGATTCCCGAATGGAGGAATACTCGTTATCCGAATTGGTGAATTTGGCGGAAACGGCAGGCGTCGAGGTGGTGGATACCTTTGTGCAGAAAAGGGAAACCCCGGATCCCAAATGGTTTATCGGAAAGGGAAAAGCGGATGAAGTCAAGCAAAGAGCCATTCAACTGGAAGCCGGTACGGTCATTTTCGATCAGGAGCTTACGGGCACCCAAGTGAGAAATTTGGAGGAAGCGCTGGACGTCAAAATAATCGATCGGACGTCGCTGATCCTCGATATTTTTGCGCAGCGCGCCAAAACCCGCGAAGGCATCCTGCAGGTGGAGCTTGCCCAGCTCAGCTATCTTCTGCACCGACTGTCCGGGCAGGGGAAAAATCTGTCCAGACTGGGCGGTGGCATCGGCACCCGCGGTCCCGGGGAAACAAAGCTGGAGACGGACCGCCGGCATATCCGCAAACGGATCGGGGATTTGAAGGAGTACCTCCGGGAAGTGAAGCGCCATCGCAAGCTGCAGAGGGAAAGACGAAAAAAATCAGGCGTGTATCAGGTTGCCCTTGTCGGATACACGAATGCGGGAAAGTCGACGCTGCTGAGGCAATTGACAAAAACGGAAGTTTATGTGGAAAATCAGTTATTCGCCACGCTGGACCCGCTGTCAAGAACGTTCAGGCTGCCGAGCGGACAGGAAATTGTTTTGACGGACACGGTCGGCTTCATCCGCAATCTCCCGCATGAGCTCGTTGCGGCATTCCGCGCCACTTTGGAGGAGGTTGGCGAAGCCGATCTCATCGTCCATGTCGTAGATTGTTCAACGGAAATGTACAATGAACAAATCGAGGTCGTTGAACAGGTTTTGGACGAGCTTGGAGCGCAGGGGAAAGATCGTCTCATGCTTTTCAACAAAGCGGACCTGTGCCCGCCGGAACAATTGGACATGCTTTCTTCCGGCAGCGGCGGTCTTGTAATTTCCGCTTATTCCGAAACGGATCTGAATAGGGTGGCGGAAGCGATTGACAAGAGCCTGCTGGGGGACCGCAAACGGTTCCGCATCCCGGCCGGCCAAGGGGAAATCATTTCCCTGGTCTACAGAATAGGGAATGTGACGGAGCAATCCGCAGATGGAGAGGATCTGCTGTTGACCGTCAGCGTCAATGCCGGGGATTACGGAAAATTGTCCCATCAATTGGCGGCCTACGAACAAAAGTAA
- a CDS encoding AAA family ATPase, with protein sequence MSGGAMTESIDFRQNSRRISVVLRNQDQEAPSKNREFPLSSNSFPLEKEFADILSELDRMVGLEHVKELVYEIYALLQVEQFRKLEGLLTKPQVYHMVFKGNPGTGKTTVARILGKLFKTMGVLKKGHLLEVERADLVGEYIGHTAIKTRDLIKKAMGGIMFVDEAYSLARGGEKDFGKEAIDCMVKAMEDHREDFVLILAGYSEEMDYFLSMNPGLPSRFPIQVDFPDYTVEQLMQIANLMLQEREYLFAPLSAEKFRIQLAQVKAQEWEGFSNARYIRNLIEKSIRYQAVRLVRQHMRSPSKQELMTIRPEDLQFDKI encoded by the coding sequence ATGAGCGGCGGGGCCATGACAGAATCCATAGATTTTCGACAAAATTCCAGACGGATCAGCGTTGTGCTGAGAAATCAGGATCAGGAAGCACCGTCCAAGAATCGGGAATTTCCCTTATCGTCCAATTCGTTTCCGTTGGAAAAAGAGTTTGCCGATATTTTGTCGGAGCTGGATAGAATGGTAGGCTTGGAGCATGTCAAGGAATTGGTCTATGAAATCTATGCTCTCCTCCAGGTGGAGCAATTTCGCAAATTGGAGGGGCTGCTTACCAAACCGCAGGTTTATCATATGGTGTTCAAGGGCAATCCCGGTACGGGAAAGACGACAGTGGCCAGGATTTTGGGCAAATTGTTCAAAACGATGGGCGTTTTGAAAAAAGGACACCTGCTTGAGGTCGAACGGGCCGATCTGGTCGGGGAATATATCGGACACACCGCTATCAAAACGAGGGATTTGATCAAAAAGGCGATGGGCGGCATCATGTTTGTTGACGAAGCCTACAGTCTGGCTCGCGGAGGCGAGAAGGATTTCGGAAAAGAAGCGATTGACTGCATGGTCAAAGCGATGGAGGATCACCGGGAGGATTTTGTGCTGATTCTGGCCGGTTATTCGGAGGAGATGGATTATTTTTTGTCCATGAATCCCGGACTTCCGTCGAGGTTTCCGATCCAGGTCGACTTTCCCGATTATACGGTCGAACAGCTGATGCAAATTGCGAACCTGATGCTGCAGGAGCGGGAGTATTTGTTTGCGCCTTTAAGCGCGGAAAAATTCCGCATTCAGCTGGCACAGGTCAAAGCGCAGGAATGGGAAGGCTTCAGCAACGCCAGGTATATTCGCAATCTGATTGAGAAGTCCATCCGGTATCAGGCCGTCCGCTTGGTCAGACAGCATATGAGAAGCCCGTCAAAACAAGAGCTGATGACGATTCGACCGGAGGATTTGCAATTTGATAAAATATAA
- the galE gene encoding UDP-glucose 4-epimerase GalE produces the protein MSILITGGAGYIGSHTVAALLENNEEVVVIDNLQQGHKDALLGGRLLVGDIRDTGFMEQVFKNNEIEGVIHFAAHSLVGESMSDPAKYYHNNVYGTLCLLEAMNRFGVNKIVFSSTAAAYGEPEHIPILEQDRTAPTNTYGETKLAMEKMMKWFDHAHGIKYAALRYFNAAGAHENGRIGEDHRPETHLIPLILQVPLGKREHISIFGDDYPTQDGTCIRDYLHVSDLAEAHVLALDKLRNGGESCVYNLGNGKGYSVLEVIEAARNVTGHRIPSVAVERRPGDPAVLVASSEKIKTELNWKPKRWQLETIIQDAWNWHRKYPDGYKE, from the coding sequence ATGAGCATCCTAATTACCGGGGGAGCGGGATATATCGGTTCGCACACCGTTGCCGCCCTGCTGGAAAATAACGAAGAGGTCGTCGTGATCGACAATTTGCAGCAGGGACATAAGGACGCCTTGCTTGGCGGCCGACTGCTCGTCGGAGACATCCGCGATACAGGGTTCATGGAACAAGTCTTCAAAAACAATGAGATCGAAGGCGTCATCCATTTTGCGGCCCATTCGCTTGTCGGCGAAAGCATGAGCGACCCCGCCAAATATTACCACAACAATGTATACGGCACCCTGTGCCTACTTGAAGCCATGAACCGGTTCGGCGTGAACAAAATTGTCTTTTCCTCGACCGCCGCCGCTTATGGGGAACCGGAGCACATACCGATTCTTGAACAGGATCGAACCGCGCCGACCAATACATATGGCGAAACGAAGCTGGCGATGGAAAAAATGATGAAATGGTTCGATCACGCGCACGGCATCAAATACGCCGCGCTTCGTTATTTCAACGCTGCAGGAGCGCACGAAAACGGCCGGATCGGGGAAGACCACCGCCCGGAAACCCATCTGATTCCGCTGATTTTGCAGGTCCCGCTCGGAAAGCGGGAGCATATCTCGATTTTTGGAGACGATTACCCTACACAGGATGGCACCTGCATCAGGGATTATTTGCATGTTTCGGACCTGGCGGAGGCTCATGTACTGGCGCTCGATAAACTGCGCAACGGCGGCGAAAGCTGTGTTTATAACTTGGGGAACGGAAAAGGCTACTCCGTCCTTGAAGTGATCGAAGCGGCCAGAAACGTCACGGGACACCGCATCCCTTCAGTCGCCGTTGAACGAAGGCCCGGCGATCCGGCCGTGCTTGTGGCTTCCTCGGAAAAAATCAAAACGGAACTCAATTGGAAACCGAAGCGCTGGCAGCTGGAAACGATCATTCAAGATGCCTGGAACTGGCACCGCAAATATCCGGACGGGTATAAGGAATAG
- the lepB gene encoding signal peptidase I, translated as MEKQQDRYRIRKEFREWAVSIAAAVIIALLFQKYAFAQTEVRMNSMQNTLMQGQRLIENKFLYWFSEPRKGDIVIINGKESDKRLVKRIIGVSGDLIDIRDGSVFLNGHKVQESFVKGRTLNNGMQVPFRVPDHKVFVMGDNREASMDSRTLGPIDLKSIEGKVVFRIWPLSEFGAVE; from the coding sequence TTGGAAAAGCAGCAGGACCGGTATCGAATCCGAAAAGAATTCAGGGAATGGGCCGTATCGATTGCCGCAGCCGTCATCATTGCCCTGCTATTTCAGAAATACGCGTTTGCCCAGACCGAGGTGCGGATGAATTCAATGCAGAATACCCTTATGCAGGGGCAAAGGTTGATCGAGAACAAATTTCTGTATTGGTTTTCCGAGCCCCGCAAGGGTGATATCGTGATCATTAACGGAAAGGAAAGCGACAAACGATTGGTCAAAAGAATTATCGGCGTTTCCGGGGATCTTATCGATATCCGCGACGGCTCGGTGTTTTTGAACGGGCACAAAGTGCAGGAATCCTTCGTCAAGGGAAGGACGTTAAATAACGGGATGCAGGTTCCTTTCCGGGTGCCCGACCATAAAGTATTCGTAATGGGGGATAACCGGGAGGCCAGCATGGACAGTCGAACACTCGGGCCCATTGATCTGAAGAGCATCGAGGGCAAGGTCGTATTCCGCATTTGGCCGTTGTCCGAGTTCGGCGCCGTCGAATAG
- the map gene encoding type I methionyl aminopeptidase: MIVDSPKDIEGLKKIGRVVALTIKEMKERARPGMTTQELDEIGERVLNKHGASSAPQKMYNFPGATCISLNHEAAHGVPGNRKIRKGDVLNIDVSAELNGYFADAGHSFQIPPYNPQIVKLCRFTHQTMMKVISQLKHGVKLNLIGQIIETEAGGAGYGVIKNLCSHGVGRSLHEEPFQILHVYNPNEETLLQEGQVITVEPFLTTGAEYVLEQPDGWTLRVPDESYVAQQEHTVIITRNEPMIVTAI, from the coding sequence ATGATCGTTGATTCGCCCAAAGACATTGAAGGATTGAAGAAGATCGGCAGAGTTGTCGCCTTGACGATCAAAGAAATGAAAGAGCGTGCAAGACCGGGAATGACCACTCAAGAACTAGATGAAATCGGGGAAAGGGTGCTGAACAAGCACGGCGCATCGTCCGCCCCGCAAAAAATGTACAATTTTCCGGGGGCAACCTGCATCAGTCTGAATCATGAGGCTGCGCACGGTGTGCCGGGAAACCGCAAAATCCGCAAAGGGGATGTGCTGAATATCGATGTATCGGCGGAACTGAACGGCTATTTTGCCGATGCCGGCCATTCTTTTCAAATTCCTCCCTATAACCCGCAGATCGTCAAGCTCTGCCGGTTTACCCATCAGACCATGATGAAGGTTATTTCACAGCTGAAGCATGGCGTAAAGCTGAATCTGATCGGCCAAATCATTGAGACGGAAGCCGGCGGAGCAGGATACGGGGTTATCAAAAATCTTTGCAGCCACGGAGTCGGAAGATCGCTGCACGAAGAGCCTTTTCAGATTTTGCATGTATATAACCCGAATGAGGAAACGCTTTTGCAGGAAGGGCAAGTGATTACCGTGGAGCCGTTCTTGACGACCGGCGCGGAATATGTGTTGGAGCAGCCTGACGGATGGACGCTCCGGGTGCCCGATGAAAGCTATGTGGCCCAGCAGGAACACACCGTCATCATTACCCGCAATGAACCGATGATCGTCACAGCTATCTAA
- a CDS encoding HAD family hydrolase, with protein sequence MIGLPDVKGIIFDMDNTLLQSRIDYAAMKRDVFRFFVEHEVVSADLPVHAHTTSTIIELAKNSGVSEQLMTAAWEIVTRHEISGMQCAGIEPGTFHMLETLIGRFKLAVLTNNSMRSAHPALQSAGILSCFDRVVCREQMTALKPSASGIYAIFDHFPDVPRESWILIGDSWIDGRAAETAGIPFISYKADLKKLSEKSVEPVFSVSSMKALIHIL encoded by the coding sequence ATGATCGGATTGCCGGATGTGAAAGGCATCATTTTCGATATGGACAATACGCTGCTTCAATCCCGAATCGATTACGCCGCAATGAAGCGGGACGTGTTTCGGTTTTTCGTCGAGCATGAAGTTGTTTCGGCCGATCTGCCGGTTCATGCCCACACAACCTCCACGATCATCGAACTGGCCAAGAATTCCGGGGTGTCCGAACAGCTGATGACAGCCGCTTGGGAGATTGTGACGCGCCATGAGATCTCCGGGATGCAGTGCGCCGGCATTGAACCGGGGACGTTTCATATGCTTGAGACGCTCATTGGGCGCTTCAAATTGGCCGTCTTGACGAACAATTCCATGCGCTCTGCTCACCCTGCACTGCAAAGTGCGGGTATTTTATCCTGCTTTGATCGGGTGGTGTGCAGGGAACAGATGACCGCTTTGAAGCCGTCGGCATCGGGAATTTATGCGATTTTCGATCATTTTCCGGATGTGCCCCGGGAGAGCTGGATCCTGATCGGCGACTCATGGATCGATGGAAGGGCCGCAGAGACAGCGGGAATTCCGTTCATCAGCTACAAAGCCGATTTGAAAAAGCTGAGCGAAAAATCGGTAGAGCCCGTTTTTTCCGTGAGCTCGATGAAGGCTCTGATTCATATTCTTTAA
- a CDS encoding alpha/beta hydrolase, whose protein sequence is MPNSHQSYPKVCLLLHGFTGGPFEVEPLGSHLQSKGYTVSIPVLPGHAGDDRHLGEVTWQQWVEEAEREAGRLAETYGSFDLAGFSMGGLIAAYLASRYPVRRLVLISASVIYLSPKRFATEMWEEVRRKNWSAFYKVQTTPLHAVLQFMMLVRSLRREIGRVQVPTLVVQGERDEIVHPYSARYLEQNLGGEVQVKYFSNSRHLIFLDIETKEVCEAISAFYEGDDNEAEKKIRS, encoded by the coding sequence ATGCCGAACAGCCATCAATCCTATCCAAAAGTTTGTCTGCTTCTGCACGGTTTTACCGGAGGTCCGTTTGAAGTGGAGCCGTTGGGCTCGCACCTGCAAAGCAAGGGGTATACCGTGAGCATTCCCGTACTTCCAGGACATGCCGGCGATGACCGTCATTTGGGAGAGGTTACTTGGCAGCAATGGGTGGAGGAAGCGGAGCGGGAAGCGGGGAGGCTTGCGGAAACATACGGCTCCTTCGACCTTGCGGGTTTTTCCATGGGCGGTTTGATCGCCGCTTATCTGGCCAGCCGGTATCCCGTCAGAAGACTGGTGTTGATCAGCGCTTCCGTTATTTATCTCAGCCCGAAGCGGTTTGCCACGGAAATGTGGGAGGAGGTCCGCCGGAAAAACTGGTCGGCCTTCTACAAAGTCCAGACCACACCGCTGCATGCCGTGCTTCAGTTTATGATGCTGGTCCGGAGTTTGCGGAGGGAAATCGGCAGGGTTCAGGTCCCGACCCTGGTGGTGCAGGGGGAGCGGGATGAGATCGTCCATCCATACAGCGCCCGGTATTTGGAGCAGAATCTGGGGGGGGAGGTTCAGGTGAAATATTTTTCGAATTCGAGGCATCTCATCTTTCTGGACATCGAAACCAAAGAAGTTTGCGAAGCGATTTCAGCTTTCTATGAAGGGGATGACAACGAGGCTGAGAAGAAAATTCGAAGCTGA
- a CDS encoding transglycosylase domain-containing protein, producing MTDQRSKPHRKPKTKRSLKRWFHGIFLSAAVILFLAMAGYFFILINGERLLAANIGKMDMDQASILYDAHDREAAKLYRENRELAKLDEMPKELPEAFIATEDKRFYEHQGFDLWSIGRALVTDILHGGAVEGGSTITQQLAKNLFLSNQKTLFRKVNEVSIAMALENKYSKDEILEMYLNRIYFGNGVYGVKTAAEKYFGVSDLKNLSLWQCATLAGIPKAPAYYNPISDPARSQERRAVVLQLMYEQGDITKAQKDAAEKAVYHPPAVRSHQAYTSFTDYVVEEAGKLAGLTDEELRKGGYQIYTTLDTHAQNVLEQAFGNDSLFPAGMKGSEVQGGMVILNHRDGGIVGLMGGRDYQMGDYNRVESPRQPGSSFKPIAVYGPALETGNWTPFSLLKDEKMSFGNYSPRNYNNVYQGQVTMMDAVKDSINVPAVWLLDQIGVDAGMKFARKLGITLGPEDRNLSIALGGLTEGVTPLQMAQAYSAFADQGKLHKVHAIRKITDADGNVIYNYAQETRTVMDPKTSWYMTLMLQNVVQNGTGQNARMNRPVAGKTGTTQLGLKGISGGNRDVWFAGYTPEWTAAVWMGYDKTDEKHYLTGGSGYPARMFSYVMSRALSGKPVKSFVKPQGVTDPQKPPQPINDLTALPSVSDRSVQLAWTRSDDRAEFELYRKSSQETDFQLVLTTADTNIRDISVTPGESYQYYVVAVIPGTGLKSEKSNVVSVTAPTDGSQPGISPLPTDGIQPSPSPQPTDGIQPSPSPQPTDASQPGISPQPTDGSEPSPSPLPTASSPPSLSPYPTKSPGLTRTGIH from the coding sequence ATGACGGATCAGCGGTCGAAACCGCATCGTAAGCCCAAAACCAAACGAAGCTTGAAAAGATGGTTTCATGGCATTTTTTTATCGGCTGCCGTTATTTTGTTTCTGGCAATGGCCGGATATTTTTTTATTCTCATCAACGGAGAGCGGCTGCTCGCCGCCAACATCGGCAAAATGGACATGGATCAGGCGTCTATTCTCTATGACGCGCATGACCGTGAAGCCGCCAAGCTGTATCGGGAAAACCGGGAACTGGCGAAGCTTGACGAGATGCCGAAGGAGCTGCCCGAGGCGTTCATTGCGACTGAGGACAAACGATTTTATGAGCATCAAGGTTTTGATCTTTGGTCGATAGGCCGGGCGCTTGTAACGGACATTCTGCACGGAGGAGCTGTGGAAGGCGGCAGCACGATCACGCAGCAACTGGCCAAAAACCTGTTTCTTTCCAACCAGAAAACCCTCTTCCGCAAAGTAAATGAAGTGTCCATTGCCATGGCGCTGGAAAACAAGTACAGTAAAGATGAAATTCTGGAGATGTATTTGAACCGGATCTATTTCGGCAACGGCGTTTACGGGGTCAAGACCGCCGCGGAGAAATATTTCGGCGTCTCCGATCTGAAGAATCTGAGCCTCTGGCAGTGCGCCACCTTGGCGGGCATTCCCAAGGCTCCCGCATATTATAATCCGATATCGGATCCCGCGCGTTCCCAAGAACGACGGGCGGTTGTGCTGCAGTTAATGTACGAACAGGGCGATATCACGAAAGCCCAGAAAGACGCGGCGGAAAAGGCAGTGTATCATCCGCCGGCGGTCCGCAGCCATCAGGCCTATACCAGTTTCACCGACTATGTGGTTGAAGAGGCTGGAAAGCTGGCCGGCTTGACGGATGAGGAATTGCGAAAAGGCGGATACCAAATTTATACTACATTGGATACGCACGCGCAGAATGTTTTGGAGCAAGCTTTCGGGAACGATTCTTTGTTTCCTGCGGGCATGAAAGGCAGCGAGGTTCAGGGGGGCATGGTCATTCTCAACCATCGGGACGGGGGGATTGTCGGCCTGATGGGCGGTCGTGATTACCAGATGGGCGATTATAATCGGGTCGAATCGCCGAGACAGCCGGGTTCTTCCTTCAAGCCGATTGCCGTATACGGTCCGGCGCTCGAAACAGGCAACTGGACGCCTTTCTCGCTGTTAAAGGATGAAAAAATGTCGTTCGGAAATTACAGTCCGCGCAACTATAACAATGTCTATCAGGGTCAGGTGACGATGATGGACGCAGTGAAGGATTCGATCAACGTTCCCGCCGTTTGGCTGTTGGACCAAATAGGGGTGGACGCAGGCATGAAGTTTGCCCGGAAATTGGGCATTACGCTCGGGCCGGAAGACCGCAATCTGTCAATCGCGCTCGGCGGACTGACCGAAGGGGTAACTCCGCTGCAGATGGCGCAAGCGTATTCCGCTTTTGCCGATCAGGGAAAGCTACATAAAGTGCATGCGATCCGCAAAATAACCGATGCGGACGGCAACGTCATCTATAATTACGCCCAAGAGACGCGTACGGTCATGGATCCTAAGACGTCCTGGTATATGACGCTCATGCTGCAGAATGTCGTGCAGAACGGCACAGGCCAAAATGCGAGGATGAATCGGCCGGTGGCCGGCAAAACAGGAACGACGCAGCTCGGCCTAAAGGGGATTTCCGGCGGCAACCGGGATGTCTGGTTCGCCGGGTATACGCCGGAATGGACGGCCGCCGTCTGGATGGGCTATGACAAAACGGACGAGAAGCATTATTTGACCGGAGGGAGCGGATACCCGGCCCGAATGTTCTCTTATGTCATGTCCAGAGCGTTGAGCGGCAAGCCGGTGAAATCGTTTGTTAAGCCTCAAGGAGTGACAGATCCGCAAAAGCCTCCGCAGCCGATCAACGACTTGACGGCGCTGCCTTCGGTTTCGGATCGGAGCGTACAGCTAGCCTGGACACGCAGCGATGACCGGGCGGAATTCGAACTGTACCGGAAAAGCTCGCAAGAAACCGATTTTCAATTGGTGCTGACGACGGCAGATACGAATATCAGGGACATTTCCGTAACCCCGGGGGAAAGTTATCAGTATTATGTCGTTGCCGTGATTCCAGGTACAGGCTTAAAGAGCGAGAAATCCAATGTCGTTAGCGTGACGGCGCCGACAGACGGAAGCCAGCCGGGCATATCGCCGCTGCCGACAGATGGAATTCAGCCGAGCCCGTCTCCGCAGCCGACAGATGGAATTCAGCCGAGCCCGTCTCCGCAGCCGACGGACGCAAGCCAGCCGGGCATATCGCCGCAGCCGACGGACGGAAGCGAGCCGAGCCCGTCTCCGCTGCCGACAGCTTCAAGCCCGCCAAGTTTATCGCCGTACCCTACGAAATCTCCGGGCTTGACGAGAACCGGAATCCATTGA
- the hfq gene encoding RNA chaperone Hfq, producing the protein MNKSINIQDTFLNQLRKESIPVTVYLTNGFQIRGQIRAFDNFTIIVDSDGRQQMIYKHAISTFTPQRNVSLMQEADSES; encoded by the coding sequence ATGAACAAATCCATCAATATTCAGGACACGTTTTTGAATCAACTTCGCAAAGAAAGCATTCCGGTCACGGTGTATTTGACCAATGGTTTTCAAATCAGGGGACAGATCAGGGCATTCGACAACTTTACCATTATTGTTGACAGTGACGGACGCCAGCAAATGATCTACAAACACGCGATCTCTACATTTACCCCTCAAAGAAATGTGTCATTGATGCAGGAAGCGGATTCCGAGTCCTGA